In Bacillus methanolicus, the following proteins share a genomic window:
- a CDS encoding ISL3 family transposase, which produces MFSVSLDLPEFEVVKQVFLEDCNLLHVEKNTMEERCTFCGFFTSNVHDWRTRKVRDLSILGKPLFLFVRVNRYRCHNCNEVFSQTFESISPKKHQTNRYREYLYQMCNGSTIQEVSRKEKVPYTTVERIFYSIAKEKEMEHLEHLDSALENNELVLSLDEVAVRKGHRYETVLMDAQSGSVLGMEHQRSYDSTLTLLSKEILANKCVQTVVMDMWDPFHKAVKSVFPETCIVIDKYHVVQKVTQALDQVRKNIPGLKKERFKLLKGSEKLTANEKQQLDEMLEEHLELSYAYFLKELFREVYQAPDFDTADSLLEEWIQLAWSSPFPSFHQVAKTLENWKAQILQYFLTPFTNGRIEGTNNKIKNIKRRAFGFRNLDRFRLRVFLECTGKTYKNQAA; this is translated from the coding sequence GTGTTTTCTGTATCACTAGATTTGCCAGAGTTTGAAGTTGTTAAACAAGTATTTCTTGAAGATTGCAATCTGTTACATGTTGAGAAAAATACGATGGAAGAACGTTGTACTTTTTGCGGCTTTTTTACCAGTAATGTCCACGACTGGCGGACAAGAAAAGTTCGTGATCTATCTATATTAGGCAAACCCCTTTTCTTATTTGTCAGAGTGAACAGATACCGTTGTCACAACTGTAATGAGGTATTTTCCCAAACATTTGAATCGATTAGCCCTAAAAAACATCAGACCAATCGATACAGAGAATATCTGTATCAAATGTGCAATGGATCCACTATTCAAGAAGTAAGTCGAAAGGAAAAAGTTCCTTATACGACAGTAGAAAGAATTTTTTATTCCATCGCTAAAGAAAAAGAAATGGAGCATTTAGAACATCTTGATAGTGCTTTAGAAAACAATGAACTAGTCCTTAGCCTTGATGAAGTCGCTGTTCGAAAGGGTCACCGATATGAAACCGTTCTAATGGATGCCCAATCTGGCAGTGTTCTTGGTATGGAACATCAACGTAGTTATGATTCTACTCTAACCTTACTCTCCAAGGAGATCCTGGCTAATAAGTGTGTTCAAACCGTTGTCATGGATATGTGGGATCCCTTTCATAAAGCTGTTAAATCCGTATTTCCAGAGACCTGTATCGTCATTGATAAGTATCATGTAGTGCAAAAAGTTACCCAAGCACTTGATCAAGTAAGGAAGAATATTCCTGGCCTGAAAAAAGAACGGTTTAAGCTCTTGAAAGGTTCTGAAAAGCTAACGGCTAATGAAAAACAACAATTAGACGAAATGCTCGAAGAGCACCTAGAGTTGTCATATGCCTATTTTCTAAAAGAGCTATTTAGAGAAGTTTACCAAGCACCGGACTTTGATACAGCTGATTCACTCTTGGAAGAATGGATCCAACTTGCATGGAGCAGCCCATTTCCGTCATTCCATCAAGTAGCCAAGACCTTAGAAAATTGGAAAGCACAAATTTTGCAATACTTTCTTACACCCTTTACAAATGGCCGGATTGAAGGCACAAACAATAAAATCAAGAATATCAAAAGACGTGCATTTGGTTTTAGGAATTTAGACAGATTTAGACTCCGTGTATTTTTAGAATGTACAGGTAAAACTTATAAAAATCAGGCTGCCTGA
- a CDS encoding DUF3298 and DUF4163 domain-containing protein, producing the protein MKKWILGAAVCFALMFSSFFPHETSAKVIWDGMELKKGQIGKVTILKQTELYQLNGTKKKVLRKLKPGEVYRIYQFLPGKLGLGGGKFIDRDNRIKYQTPSKEKIQALGVKITKHRYQNTIDYPQVSGLISKSAQNKINETIKKHVRASYNGLVELEKQEKELREEYYDPENDYEFWYNFEYNMSYEIKYNENNLLSILIYDYMYTGGVHGMTDVTSYNFNVLTGQQLKLGNVAKSQTALNKIKKYAITDLTNRANRGEMVFKEFLHDMKINNDRPFYFTSNGIVIKFFEYEVAPYAAGMPEVKIPYSVFK; encoded by the coding sequence GTGAAAAAATGGATTTTAGGTGCAGCCGTCTGTTTTGCGTTGATGTTCAGCAGTTTCTTTCCTCATGAAACATCCGCAAAAGTAATATGGGACGGCATGGAATTAAAGAAAGGGCAAATCGGCAAAGTAACCATTTTAAAACAAACAGAGCTTTATCAACTGAATGGTACGAAAAAGAAAGTTTTACGAAAATTAAAACCGGGTGAAGTATACCGTATTTATCAATTTCTTCCGGGAAAACTCGGTCTTGGCGGCGGAAAATTTATTGACCGTGACAACCGGATCAAATATCAAACCCCATCAAAAGAAAAAATACAAGCATTGGGGGTAAAAATCACGAAGCATAGATATCAAAATACAATTGATTATCCTCAAGTGTCAGGCTTAATTAGCAAATCTGCTCAAAATAAAATCAATGAAACTATTAAAAAACATGTCCGCGCATCTTACAATGGACTTGTTGAATTAGAAAAGCAGGAGAAAGAACTCCGCGAAGAATATTATGATCCAGAAAACGATTATGAATTTTGGTATAACTTTGAATACAATATGTCATATGAAATCAAATACAATGAAAACAATCTGTTAAGCATTTTAATTTACGATTACATGTATACAGGCGGTGTTCATGGGATGACAGACGTAACATCCTACAACTTTAATGTGTTAACAGGACAGCAATTAAAACTAGGCAACGTCGCAAAATCTCAGACAGCTTTGAATAAGATTAAAAAATACGCGATTACCGATTTAACTAACCGCGCAAACCGCGGGGAAATGGTATTCAAAGAGTTCTTACATGATATGAAGATCAACAACGATCGCCCATTCTATTTCACATCGAATGGTATTGTCATCAAGTTTTTCGAATATGAAGTGGCTCCTTATGCAGCGGGAATGCCTGAAGTCAAAATTCCATATTCTGTATTTAAATAA
- a CDS encoding CapA family protein, whose protein sequence is MIEQLKREQQTTSITLSAAGDVTLGRDENYGYVNSFDDEAKRNGIRFFSKNIEPIFKNDDFTTVNLETTLTTSTRKAEKTFRFRGHPSYAKILTLSGIEAVNLANNHTYDYLQKGYEDTIANLKREGIGYFDDKHQLLTTVKGVKIGAVGYKGWVDNSQVRKQILNDIRSLRKKGAKIVLVHFHWGDERSYIPNKTQKSLGRFAIDSGADLVVGHHPHVVQGIEEYKGKFIVYSLGNFMFGGNKNPADKDTFIFQQTFYVQNGQLTPRKEIHIIPCRISSVTTRNNYQPTPLAGREAKRVKTKILDLSAKIKKPTWSVYEKND, encoded by the coding sequence ATGATTGAGCAATTAAAGCGTGAACAGCAGACGACAAGTATTACATTAAGCGCCGCAGGAGATGTAACGCTTGGACGTGATGAAAATTACGGATATGTAAATTCTTTTGATGATGAAGCAAAAAGAAACGGTATTCGCTTTTTTTCAAAAAATATAGAACCGATTTTTAAAAACGACGATTTTACGACTGTTAACTTAGAAACAACCTTAACAACCTCAACGCGAAAGGCGGAGAAAACATTTCGGTTTCGCGGTCATCCATCGTACGCAAAAATTTTAACATTGTCGGGGATTGAGGCCGTCAATTTGGCGAATAACCATACGTATGACTATTTGCAAAAAGGATATGAAGACACGATTGCAAACTTAAAAAGGGAAGGCATCGGTTATTTTGATGACAAACATCAGCTGTTGACAACAGTAAAAGGGGTCAAAATCGGTGCAGTTGGCTACAAAGGATGGGTTGATAATAGTCAGGTTCGCAAGCAAATTCTCAATGATATTCGCTCACTGCGGAAAAAAGGAGCAAAAATTGTTCTTGTTCATTTCCATTGGGGCGATGAAAGAAGTTATATTCCTAATAAAACCCAAAAATCATTAGGGCGTTTTGCGATCGATAGCGGAGCGGATTTAGTTGTTGGACACCATCCGCACGTTGTCCAAGGGATAGAAGAATATAAAGGCAAATTTATTGTCTATAGTTTAGGGAATTTTATGTTTGGAGGCAATAAAAATCCGGCTGATAAAGATACTTTCATCTTTCAGCAAACTTTTTATGTTCAAAATGGCCAACTAACGCCTCGAAAAGAGATTCATATTATTCCATGCCGCATTTCATCTGTCACAACAAGAAATAACTATCAGCCAACTCCGCTAGCAGGAAGAGAAGCAAAAAGGGTGAAAACGAAAATACTCGATTTGTCTGCAAAAATAAAAAAACCGACATGGAGCGTATACGAAAAAAACGATTAA